The proteins below come from a single Eptesicus fuscus isolate TK198812 chromosome 5, DD_ASM_mEF_20220401, whole genome shotgun sequence genomic window:
- the LOC129149097 gene encoding LOW QUALITY PROTEIN: G-patch domain and KOW motifs-containing protein-like (The sequence of the model RefSeq protein was modified relative to this genomic sequence to represent the inferred CDS: substituted 1 base at 1 genomic stop codon), with protein MMGDAEEGAFWQAGPSPAPVSFSFIRTAAQRRLADPGDGRGAAPKEKGFLKIVEGRKRQSVNPSEAPKELVIPLIHNGPGRLPPTQAPGPSAEAMVDGVLSQAVKELTEESKKSLDEKEHEGVDPALPISMIPNRCIPNEEGADRKPWAKTAPREADYEAVPVEAGGLAMLQGMGWKPGQGIGRTFSEAVKLRVNTLRPKGLGRGTNQMELQALALTSPLRLLRPDAEHGKDKEDQPQGLAPRGAVVVLSGPHRGLHGKVEGLDPDNVRAVVCLVMGNCLVTPNRLWLNEYFLRTVSQQEFDKNSLDLSQVSKASPGGTALSWETFQDEDLPTQRGAEERKRKHLPCRQEELTSKREKAASRRQHWLHRDLRVRFVDKLHKYNTKMTIEDVFSPDTCMCQTDEGQVLEGVREDMLETLVPKVQGRRVMVVLGPQAGRVGHLLRWDREQSQAVVHLRRENQLVGLHXDAVCEYMGPRDSDED; from the exons ATGATGGGAGACGCTGAAGAGGGTGCTTTTTGGCAGGCaggaccctcccctgccccagtttCGTTCAGCTTCATTCGCACGGCTGCCCAGAGACGGCTGGCAGACCCGGGAGATGGCCGGGGTGCGGCTCCCAAAGAGAAGGGTTTCTTGAAGattgtggaaggaaggaaacgGCAGAGTGTCAATCCCTCAGAAGCCCCCAAGGAACTCGTCATCCCTTTGATTCACAATGGCCCTGGAAGGCTGCCACCAACCCAGGCTCCCGGCCCATCTGCTGAGGCCATGGTGGATGGGGTGCTGTCCCAGGCTGTGAAGGAGCTCACTGAGGAATCCAAGAAGTCTCTGGATGAGAAAGAGCATGAGGGTGTTGACCCCGCACTCCCCATCTCCATGATCCCGAACAGATGCATACCCAATGAGGAAGGGGCAGACAGGAAACCCTGGGCCAAGACAGCACCCAGAGAGGCAGATTATGAGGCCGTCCCTGTGGAGGCCGGTGGGCTGGCCATGTTGCAGGGCATGGGCTGGAAGCCTGGCCAGGGCATCGGCCGCACCTTCAGTGAAGCGGTGAAGCTCCGTGTCAACACACTGAGGCCTAAAGGGTTAGGACGAGGCACCAACCAGATGGAGCTCCAGGCCCTGGCCCTCACCAGCCCCCTCCGCCTGCTGAGGCCAGATGCGGAACACGGGAAGGATAAGGAAGACCAGCCTCAAGGACTGGCCCCCAGAGGAGCTGTGGTGGTTCTTTCTGGCCCTCACCGAGGCCTCCATGGTAAGGTGGAAGGCCTCGATCCTGACAATGTTCGGGCCGTTGTTTGTTTGGTCATGGGGAACTGCCTGGTCACT ccaaaccggctatggctgaATGAGTACTTTTTAAGGACTGTTTCCCAGCAGGAATTTGATAAGAACTCCTTGGATCTCAGCCAGGTGAGCAAGGCTTCTCCAGGGGGAACAGCCTTGtcctgggagaccttccaggatgaagacctccccacccagcggggagcagaagagaggaagaggaaacacCTTCCGTGCCGACAAGAGGAGCTTACATCCAAGAGGGAGAAAGCAGCCTCCAGGAGGCAGCACTGGTTGCACAGGGACCTGCGTGTGCGGTTCGTGGACAAACTGCACAAATATAACACCAAGATGACCATTGAAGACGTTTTCAGTCCAGATACTTGTATGTGTCAGACAGATGAAGGCCAGGTCCTGGAAGGCGTCAGGGAAGACATGCTGGAGACCCTTGTCCCCAAGGTCCAGGGCCGCCGAGTGATGGTGGTGctggggccccaggctgggagggtgggCCACCTGCTGCGCTGGGACAGAGAGCAGAGCCAGGCCGTGGTTCACCTGCGGAGAGAGAACCAGCTGGTGGGGCTTCACTAGGATGCTGTCTGCGAGTACATGGGTCCCCGGGACTCGGACGAAGACTGA